A portion of the Archocentrus centrarchus isolate MPI-CPG fArcCen1 chromosome 19, fArcCen1, whole genome shotgun sequence genome contains these proteins:
- the LOC115798476 gene encoding uncharacterized protein LOC115798476 → MKYRQAVDSGCRSGHGRVVLLVFELCEQIWGGSPATSTLEVGLETADLEDSGADSTASSSRSSTPLPAMSYAPMDDPGASPVQLDVSQARRAELEAKLSNHRKDRLKRKMHSDPAVLEELQLKRRMIDLLEESERRNSERLDKISENICNITSTIRDGFTLLGQLMTQQQQPYSFAQGHMGGYAQGPFAHTQQHFFSGPASAQAHRAPTQHNCQHNSQHNSQHGDFLDL, encoded by the exons ATGAAGTACAGGCAGGCAGTGGATTCGGGGTGTCGTAGTGGTCATGGACGTGTTGTGCTCCTGGTTTTTGAACTCTGTGAGCAAATATGGGGCGGATCGCCAGCCACTAGCACCCTGGAAGTAGGTCTCGAAACCGCCGATTTAGAAGACAGTGGGGCGGACAGCACAGCTTCGAGTTCACGGAGCTCTACGCCCTTGCCAGCCATGAGCTACGCTCCCATGGATGACCCAGGTGCCTCCCCAGTTCAGCTGGATGTGTCACAAGCCCGTCGGGCTGAGCTTGAA gcaAAGTTGTCCAACCATAGGAAAGACAGACTGAAGCGGAAAATGCACTCTGACCCAGCAGTTCTGGAAGAGCTCCAGCTAAAGAGGAGGATGATCGACCTACtagaggagtcagagagacgcAACTCAGAGAGACTGGATAAAATTTCAGAAAATATTTGCAATATAACCTCAACGATTAGAGATGGCTTTACACTTCTTGGGCAACTAATGACCCAGCAGCAACAGCCATACAGTTTTGCACAGGGGCACATGGGAGGATATGCACAAGGGCCATTTGCACACACCCAACAGCATTTTTTCAGCGGCCCTGCCAGTGCACAGGCACATAGGGCCCCAACACAGCACAACTGTCAGCACAACTCTCAGCACAACTCTCAGCACGGGGACTTTCTGGACTTGTGA